A single window of Colletotrichum destructivum chromosome 9, complete sequence DNA harbors:
- a CDS encoding Putative histidine phosphatase superfamily, clade-1 has protein sequence MPHTVVLIRHAQALHNDWNIHDPSLSSLGLEQCQELREDLLQRFGDETDALIIVSPMRRTIQTALLSLDWLIEKGVRIQADARWQGTNDRVEDENSAKPCDTGSSVDGLKAEFAKVDFSAVDPVYPDKTSPRGSKYAFTKEAILDRARSGVQDIREHKEKLILVVSHSGFLRLGVTGHWFFNGDYRVFELDECNEPDQPPKLKQLEATLNGGLGKSWPDPVVIGSDLPIPDAPPQGESHSQDTTSFTSDNRLL, from the exons ATGCCTCATACCGTAGTGCTCATACGTCACGCTCAAGCTCTACACAAT GACTGGAACATCCATGACCCTAGCCTGTCTTCTCTGGGCTTAGAACAATGCCAGGAATTGAGGGAGGACTTATTGCAGCGTTTCGGAGATGAGACGGATGCTCTCATCATCGTCAGCCCAATGAGACGGACAATACAGACCGCGCTACTGTCGCTGGACTGGTTGATCGAAAAGGGTGTGCGCATCCAGGCCGATGCCCGATGGCAAGGTACCAATGACCGAGTTGAGGATG AGAATTCGGCGAAACCATGCGATACGGGTAGcagcgtcgacggcctcaagGCAGAGTTTGCCAAGGTTGACTTTTCCGCCGTAGACCCCGTATACCCGGACAAGACATCCCCTCGAGGATCCAAGTATGCTTTTACGAAAGAAGCTATCCTGGATCGCGCTCGGTCTGGTGTTCAAGATATACGAGAGCACAAGGAGAAGCTTATCTTGGTCGTCTCTCACTCCGGCTTCTTGCGCCTTGGTGTAACAGGACACTGGTTCTTTAACGGGGACTACAGAGTATTCGAGCTGGATGAATGCAACGAACCTGACCAGCCGCCAAAGCTGAAACAGCTTGAAGCAACGCTCAATGGGGGGCTCGGCAAGTCTTGGCCCGATCCCGTAGTCATCGGCTCTGATTTGCCAATCCCTGATGCACCTCCTCAGGGCGAAAGCCACAGTCAAGATACAACGTCGTTTACGTCGGATAATAGGCTTTTGTAA